The DNA sequence ATTTTACAGACCAACCCCATTAATTGATTGATGGAAACAAATAATCTGTattttaatcaataatgaaaataattggttGTTTGCTGACCAAAAGATAAAGCTTGATAACACTGTTTTGTACAACATAGAACAGTTTGGGAGTTTAaatttgtgttttaattatatatatatatatatatatatatatatatatatatatatatatatatatatatatatatatatatatatatatatatatatatatatatatatatatatatatatatatatatatatatatatatatatatatatatatatatatatatatatatatatatatatatatatatatatatatatatatatatatatatatatatatgtatatatatatatatatatatatatatatatatatatgtatgtatatattatatatgtatatatatatatgtatgtatatgtatttatgtatatatgtatgtatatatgtatgtatgtatttatgtatatatgtatgtatatatatatatgtatgtatgtatatatgtatatatatatatgtatatatatatatatatatatatatatatatatatatatatatatatatatatatgtatatatgtatatgtatatatatatatatatatatatatatatatatatgtatatatatatatatatatatgtatatatatatatatatgtatatatatatatatatatatatatatatatatatatatatatatatatatatatatatatatatatatatatatatatatatgtatatatgtatatgtatatatgtatatatgtatatatatatgttgtttgTATTGTACTTAAAATGTAGAGAGACTTGGTAGACATCATGTATAGGGTCAAAAAGTGCCCAAAGTTTAAAATAAGACACAATCAGTATGACTTCACTTTAGCAAAAAGGAGTGAAAATATGTAGCtcatttgtgtttaaaaaagaaaataatttagtCAACggatataaaaatgtaatagagTTGGGAATATGGAGAATAAATTTTTGACTgataatcacttttttttatcatataaGTTGTGTATTGTATAAATGGTTGTCTCAATAAGCAATAATACTCCTACGTGTACATCATTATTGTTTGACTGTGGACTATAGTCTAACTTCTACTGTACGTGTCAATTTGCTCTGCAAAGGGCATGCTACATATAGGGGCGGTGAGGTATGTAATGAGTAGTGGTCTGGTTTTCAGAGCAGCTGGTGCTAGGGTCCTTCAGAGAGCcggaaaagagctgggaccaggATTATGATCACTTCTTGCTTCCTCTCCTCAACGACCAGGAGCCCTGCTACATCCTATACCGTCTCGACTCCCAGAATGCACAGGGCTACGAGTGGCTCTTCATATCGTGGTCTCCTGATCAGTCTCCAGTATGTTGTACCACATATTCTTCATTCTGCACCACATACTaaagataaaagataaaaatagaTGCATATTTATGAAATGTGATCAAACGAATGGTCAAAAATCAAATAGCATCTTTCATAAGACCCCACCTGCACCGGTGAGTGCCTGCATTTTTCAAATCCCACGCCCCCAGTTTGCAAAATACATGTAGGAGATTCTAAGATAACTGATGAGTTCCCCCTTTAAAAGCAGTCTTGTTTTTAGATCGGTGACCATACTTAATTAAacctttcttttctgttttcaaGGTGTTTACAAGTGGTGGAATATAacttagtacatttactcaagtactgtactttgaaatacttgtattttacttgagcttttccatttcatgctactgcactttttactccactatatttatGTAATAGCTGTAGTtattttgcagattcagattattatCAATCAGTCAATTTATTATCTGTCCCAGAggaaatttttttttgctgcaggcATAAAgatttttaatacaaaatataactcAACTAATAAATTATTACCTATTATTTTAGATACccagtagtatatatatatatatatacagtataagtattttaattaattaattaattatataaCACAGGACTTTGACTTGAAACTAAGAATTGTAGCAATTCCTTCTTGAATATATTCAATCTTTACTGAAAAGCGTTTCCACCTGACAGCAACATATATACAAACAGtacactgtatatacatatttacCATATTACCCTCTGATGGATGCAGGTGAAACAAAAGATGTTGTATGCTGCCACCCGTGCCACAGTGAAGAAAGAGTTTGGCGGTGGCCATGTGAAGTATGAGATGTTTGGCACAACTGAGGTCAGAAATATTCAGATTCATTTAATTTACTATGACAGTTGCTGTAATGACATGTTTTGGAGGTGTTTGTCCTGTGCTGCCTGTAAAGGGCCTCTTATTTTGCTTACAACACTAGGAGGACATCTGTTTGCTGGGCTACCAGCATCACGTGTCATCCTGCTCAGGTCCTGCTCCACTCACATTAGCCGAGCAGGAGCTCCAGAGGATCAAAATCACAGAGGTGAGAGGTCAAACTGCCTCACAAGTGTTGTCATCTCCCAAAGTCCGCTTGTGTCTGTAATATAATTTTGCTTTGAAAAtgtaacttctttttttatttttttacttttgtaatttttgtttCAGGGTCGGGTTAAACAGGTATGTTGATGCATCATTTACTGcatgtttatatttgttattgAGATCTGAGGTGAATgggaaaaggcaattaacaTTACATATATTGGTTGTAATGAGTGACAGTACAGAGTGTAAAGCTATATTATCCCAAAattatccgtgtgtgtgtgtgtgtgtgtgtgtgtgtgtgtgtgtgtgtgtgtgtgtgtgtgtgtgtgtgtgtgtgtgtgtgtgtgtgtgtgtgtgtgtgtgtgtgtgtgtgtgtgtgtgtgtgtgtgtgtgtgtgtgtgtgtgtgtgtgtgtgctgccccCTGCAGGTGAAGACAGAGATCTGTGTGGAGAGTAAGCAGCAGACCCTTCAGGGCCTCACTTTCCCACTGCAGGAGACAGCCAAAAGAGCCCTGCAGCAACTTGCCCAAAAACGCATCAATTACATACAACTGGTGAGTTGATATAAGTGTGACCggttaacagaaaaaaaaaagaaaatcaggagCAGTTTGGTGTCAGTGTTGATATATTGAACTTCTGATGTTTTACCATGAGAGAAACACTTCTTGTATACTGTGCATTATTACTGTGTTTCAGAGGTTGGATGTAGAGAAGGAGACAATCGAGCTTGTCCATTCAAACCCGACAGAAACTCGTGAATTGCCCCGCAGAGTTCCCAAAGACACTCCCAGATACCACTTCTTCCTTTACAAACACTCCCACGAAGGAGACTACCTGGAATCTGTCGGTATGTCACTGATTCCCTGTCCTCTGATTATCCTCTTCTTTTCACAtctgtaagagagagagaaagagaaatcgTTTTGGCTAGTGACCCCTTGAAATTTAGCAATAGTTacttgtgtctgtttgtgtcatcACAGAAAATGGCCTTGTTGTGGATAGGCTGTGGGCAgttcaaaatattgattttcctTATCTCATTGTTTCATTTCAAGAATTTGTATAGGCCCTAAGAGGTGAGAGTATCCAGTATTtcacagggggaaaaaaaacgtatttttttaatgtaacataaatatatatatttgtctgttttttacTCCTTTAATCATGTCAACCTCCAGATCAATGTTGGGACCCTTTTTgggagtttttttcccccaggtTTAAAACCACTCATCTATATCAACatattaacatttaacttaTAATTCTCATAAATCGACTTCTTCTCTTTACCTGTCTGCAGTGTTCATATACTCCATGCCAGGATACAGCTGTAGCATTAAGGAGCGGATGTTGTATTCCAGCTGCAAGAGTCGACTACTGGAGGGCGTGGAGAAAGATTACTATTTAGAAATTGCTAAAAAGGTAACAGATGGATAGAAAATTATATAACACAGTTTCATTCAGGGTTGTAGCTACAGCTACTAGTTAGTTTTACACATTGTCAGTATTTTAAAGGCagatttctgtgtttttttgactcaatatatttacatttgacTACTTTTGAActtatacaaaaataaataaataaagaatcaTTTGTGTTTCAGCCCTGGTTCTATGCACAACCCAAAGCTGACTAATAAATGTGATTTATGTTCAGCGTAAAAATTCTGAGTACTATGTTTCATTCACCTGCAtgcttatttcctttttttgcgTCTATGTGCAGTTGGAGATTGATAACGGAGATGAACTGACTGAGGAGTTTCTGTATGACGAGGTCCATCCCAAGCAGCACGCTCACAAACAGGCCTTTGCTAAGCCCCGCGGCCCAGCAGGAAAAAGGGGACACAAGCGCCTCATTAAGGGGACAGGAGAGATCAAACAGGACAGCTAGAGGTGGACACATTTCTCCCATAGTCGAGTCTGCAGATCCAGCCCTCCCCAGACCCACTAACACCTTGTCAGGCCCACAGGAATGAGCACAGTGATGGATTTCATCTGCTGTTTGTGTACTGAAACACTGTAACTAATTTGTTTTTGATGAAAATATGCTGATAAATGATCTGTGTCTCCCAAAAGCAAACTTAAAGACATAACACATCAAAGTAAACATAACAAAAATCACTCATGTTTATTGATAACtttctacatttaaaaaataaaaaaaggctaaaAGCCAGACAGATGGCCTTGTTATTGCGAAGCTAATCTGTCTGGTTCTTCCATACTTAGAATTAGATCTGCAGTTTACAATATAATAGACTTGTAATGAATTGTAAATGCTTAGTCAGATGTTTCAGTTCTCATGTCTGGCCTTCAATACAAGTTTTGTATTAACAATGTTTGTAAGACAATATAAAAGGAAAttccaaataaatgtttttactgTGGTATTAGACCTTCT is a window from the Perca flavescens isolate YP-PL-M2 chromosome 4, PFLA_1.0, whole genome shotgun sequence genome containing:
- the twf2 gene encoding twinfilin-2 → MFLALVVTPELREFLARARGGALRLIKVRIQDEQLVLGSFREPEKSWDQDYDHFLLPLLNDQEPCYILYRLDSQNAQGYEWLFISWSPDQSPVKQKMLYAATRATVKKEFGGGHVKYEMFGTTEEDICLLGYQHHVSSCSGPAPLTLAEQELQRIKITEGRVKQVKTEICVESKQQTLQGLTFPLQETAKRALQQLAQKRINYIQLRLDVEKETIELVHSNPTETRELPRRVPKDTPRYHFFLYKHSHEGDYLESVVFIYSMPGYSCSIKERMLYSSCKSRLLEGVEKDYYLEIAKKLEIDNGDELTEEFLYDEVHPKQHAHKQAFAKPRGPAGKRGHKRLIKGTGEIKQDS